Proteins encoded in a region of the Populus nigra chromosome 3, ddPopNigr1.1, whole genome shotgun sequence genome:
- the LOC133689367 gene encoding DExH-box ATP-dependent RNA helicase DExH10 has translation MEDTLTPAKRKELEKEEEEKAEIAGTPQKQDSALKKRILTRTCVHEVAVPHGYESNKDETFHGTLSNPLYNGEMAKSYAFELDPFQKVSVACLERNESVLVSAHTSAGKTAVAEYAIAMAFREKQRVIYTSPLKALSNQKYRELHQEFQDVGLMTGDVTLSPNASCLVMTTEILRGMLYRGSEILKEVAWIIFDEIHYMKDRERGVVWEESIIFMPQVIKMVFLSATMSNATEFAEWICHLHKQPCHVVYTDFRPTPLQHYVFPVGGAGLYLVVDESEQFREDNFMKLQDTFSKQKAGEGNKSANAKASGRISKGGNASGGSDIYKIVKMIMERKFQPVIVFSFSRREVEQHAMSMSKLDFNTQEEKDIVEQVFNNAILCLNEEDRNLPAIELMLPLLKRGIAVHHSGLLPVIKELVELLFQEGLVKALFATETFAMGLNMPAKTVVFTAVKKWDGDSHRYIGSGEYIQMSGRAGRRGKDERGICIIMIDERMEMNTLKDMVLGKPAPLVSTFRLSYYSILNLMSRAEGQFTAEHVIRNSFHQFQYEKALPDIGEKVSKLEEEAAVLDASGEAEVAGYHNLKLEMAQLEKKMMKEITRPERILYYLCTGRLIKVREGGTDWGWGVVVNVVKKPTAGLGTLPSKGAGYIVDTLLHCSPGPSESGSRPRPCPPRPGEKGEMHVVPVQLPLICALSKVRISIPADLRPLEARQSILLAVQELGNRFPEGLPKLNPVKDMKIEDPEIVELVNQIEELEQKLHAHPLNKSQDINQMKSFHRKAEVNHEIQQLKSKMRDSQLQKFREELKNRSRVLKRLGHIDADGVVQVKGRAACLIDTGDELLVTELMFNGTFNDLDHHQVAALASCFIPVDKSSEQIHLRTELAKPLQQLQESARKIAEIQYECKLDINVDEYVESTVRPFLVDVVYCWSKGASFSEVIQMTDIFEGSIIRSARRLDEFLNQLRAAAQAVGEVSLESKFAAASESLRRGIMFANSLYL, from the exons ATGGAGGATACACTAACACCTGCTAAGAGAAAAGAGCTTgagaaggaggaggaagagaaagCAGAGATTGCTGGTACACCACAGAAGCAAGATTCTGCTTTGAAAAAGAGGATTTTGACACGGACTTGTGTTCATGAAGTTGCAGTCCCACATGGGTATGAGTCGAATAAAGATGAAACCTTTCACGGGACTTTGTCGAATCCATTGTATAATGGGGAGATGGCAAAAAGTTATGCATTTGAACTCGACCCTTTTCAGAAGGTGTCTGTAGCTTGTTTGGAAAGGAATGAGAGTGTTTTAGTCTCTGCTCATACGTCTGCAGGGAAAACTGCTGTTGCTGAGTATGCGATTGCAATGGCTTTCAGAGAAAAGCAAAGGGTTATATATACTTCTCCGCTGAAAGCCTTGAGCAATCAGAAGTATAGGGAGTTGCATCAGGAGTTTCAAGATGTTGGGTTGATGACTGGAGATGTTACCCTGTCACCAAATGCTAGTTGTTTGGTTATGACTACAGAGATTCTTAGGGGGATGCTTTATAGAGGTTCAGAGATTTTGAAGGAAGTTGCTTGGATTATTTTTGATGAGATTCACTATATGAAGGATCGTGAAAGAGGGGTTGTTTGGGAAGAGAGTATTATTTTTATGCCGCAAGTGattaaaatggtttttctttCTGCGACTATGTCGAATGCCACCGAGTTTGCGGAATGGATTTGTCATTTGCATAAGCAGCCTTGCCATGTGGTTTACACAGATTTTCGACCAACTCCTTTGCAGCATTATGTTTTTCCTGTGGGTGGTGCTGGGTTGTATCTTGTGGTTGATGAGAGTGAGCAGTTTAGGGAGGACAATTTTATGAAGCTGCAGGATACTTTCTCTAAGCAGAAAGCTGGTGAGGGGAACAAGAGTGCAAATGCTAAAGCTAGTGGAAGGATTTCAAAGGGTGGGAATGCTTCAGGGGGTTCTGACATATACAAAATTGTCAAG ATGATTATGGAACGGAAGTTTCAACCAGTTATAGTTTTTAGCTTCAGTAGGAGAGAGGTTGAACAACATGCCATGTCTATGTCTAAGCTTGATTTTAATACACAAGAGGAAAAGGATATCGTGGAGCAGGTTTTTAACAACGCAATACTCTGCTTGAATGAGGAAGACAGGAATTTGCCTGCTATTGAGTTAATGTTGCCTCTACTTAAGCGAGGCATTGCTGTCCATCATTCCGGTCTTCTCCCTGTAATCAAGGAACTAGTAGAGCTTCTTTTCCAGGAAGGCCTTGTTAAGGCTCTGTTTGCCACAGAGACA TTTGCGATGGGTTTAAACATGCCTGCAAAGACTGTTGTTTTCACAGCTGTTAAGAAGTGGGATGGCGATAGTCATCGATACATTGGATCTGGTGAGTATATCCAG ATGAGTGGAAGGGCTGGACGACGTGGTAAAGATGAGCGGGGTATTTGTATCATAATGATTGATGAACGG ATGGAGATGAATACACTCAAAGACATGGTTTTGGGCAAACCGGCTCCTCTAGTTAGTACTTTCAGACTGAGCTACTATTCAATATTAAATCTAATGAGCCGTGCTGAAGGCCAGTTCACTGCTGAACATGTGATAAGAAATTCATTTCATCAATTCCAGTACGAAAAG GCTTTACCAGACATAGGGGAAAAGGTTTCAAAACTGGAAGAGGAAGCTGCTGTTCTCGATGCATCAGGAGAG GCTGAAGTTGCTGGGTATCATAATCTAAAACTTGAGATGGCCCAGCttgagaagaagatgatgaaggaAATAACAAGGCCTGAAAGAATTCTTTATTATCTATGCACTGGTCGGCTG ATCAAGGTAAGAGAAGGAGGAACTGATTGGGGTTGGGGAGTTGTAGTGAATGTTGTTAAAAAGCCCACTGCAGGATTGGGAACATTGCCATCAAAAGGTGCTGGTTATATAGTAGATACTTTACTTCATTGCTCTCCTGGACCAAGTGAGAGTGGCTCCCGGCCAAGACCATGTCCACCTCGGCCTGGAGAAAAGGGTGAGATGCATGTG GTTCCTGTTCAGTTGCCCCTGATCTGTGCTCTAAGCAAAGTGAGGATATCCATTCCTGCTGACCTTCGGCCATTGGAAGCAAGGCAAAGTATACTTCTAGCAGTGCAGGAGTTAGGGAATCGGTTTCCAGAAGGCCTTCCAAAGCTTAACCCTGTAAAG GACATGAAAATTGAGGATCCTGAAATTGTTGAGTTGGTTAACCAAATTGAGGAATTGGAACAGAAGTTACATGCGCATCCACTGAACAAG TCTCAAGATATAAACCAGATGAAAAGTTTTCATAGGAAAGCTGAGGTGAATCATGAAATTCAACAACTTAAGTCGAAAATGCGTGATTCCCAG CTTCAAAAATTCCGTGAAGAACTTAAGAACCGTTCACGGGTCTTGAAAAGGCTTGGTCATATAGATGCTGATGGTGTAGTCCAGGTGAAGGGCAGGGCAGCCTGCTTGATAGACACAGGAGATGAACTACTTGTTACAGAACTGATGTTCAATG GTACCTTCAATGATCTTGATCATCACCAAGTTGCTGCTCTTGCAAGTTGCTTCATTCCTGTAGATAAGTCAAGTGAGCAAATACATTTGAGAACTGAACTTGCTAAACCATTGCAACAACTCCAAGAGAGCGCAAGAAAAATAGCAGAG ATACAATATGAATGCAAATTGGACATTAATGTCGATGAATATGTGGAATCAACAGTCAGACCGTTCTTGGTGGATGTGGTTTACTGTTGGTCAAAg GGAGCTAGTTTTTCTGAGGTCATACAAATGACTGATATCTTTGAGGGTAGCATTATCAGAAGTGCTAGAAGATTAGATGAGTTTCTGAATCAG TTGCGTGCTGCTGCTCAAGCTGTGGGTGAAGTCAGTTTAGAAAGCAAATTTGCAGCTGCCAGCGAAAGCCTTCGGCGAGGTATCATGTTTGCAAATTCCCTTTACCTTTAA